A stretch of DNA from Methanoplanus endosymbiosus:
TGTCCGTGATTGATGATTCTTCTTATCTTATCAGATAACAGAGAATCATTGCAGGTTATCATACCCCCTTCTCCGGTGGTCATATTTTTGGTTGGATAAAATGAGAAGCATCCGGCATCACCGAAAGAGCCGACTTTTCTGCCTTTATATTCTGCACCGTGAGCCTGTGCACAGTCCTCAATTAAGAGAAGATTATTATCTTTGCAGATCTCCATAACAGGCTTCAGATCAAAAGCCTGCCCGAAGAGATGAACTCCGATGACAGCTTTTGTCCGGTAAGATAAATTCTCCATAATCTCATCCGGACATATATTAAATGTCTGCTTATCTACATCCACACAGACGGGTTTTGCACCGCAGAGACTGACTGCCGAAGCAGTTGCAAAAAAGGTAAAAGAAGGTACAATCACCTCATCGCCTTTGGAGATTCCGAGTGCAAGAAGTGCCGCATGAAGTGCCGCAGTTCCGGAATTGATGCCAACTGCCTCTTTTGTACCTATAAATTCTGAAAATTCCTTCTCAAATTCAGATACTACAGACCCGCAGGCTATCATGCCTGATCTTATTACCCCGGCAAATGCTTCGATCTCCTCCTCCCCGATGAAGGGTTTTGCGACCGGAATCATCTCCTGGCCCCCTCAGGCATCTCCTTAAACCGTGCCGGTGCACCGACAGCCAGCATTCCTGCCGGCACATCCTTTGTCACAACCGCTCCGGCGGCGACAAGTGCACCCTCACCGACTACAACTCCGGGCAGAATCGTTGCATTGGCACCGATTGAGGCACCTTTTTTTATCACCGGACCTTTGATGCCTCCGCGTGGAGGATACGGGTCATTAGTAAGTACTGCATTCGGGCCGATGAAGACATCATCCTCAATTACCACATTTGTAGGTATGTACACAAGGCTCTGAAGTGAGACATTATTCCCGATTGTACAGTTGCCTTCAATGATAACCGAACTGCCGACAGATACATTGTTCCCGATTGTTGTCTTCTCCCGAATCATCACTGAATGTCCGGATGAAAAATTGTCATCGATTACAACATCACTGTAAATAACGGTCCCAGGTCGTAATGTGAAGTTGTCCCCGATGGTAACTCCGGTAAAATTCTCTTTGCCGATATTTTCCCTTGAGGGAAAGCCAAGGGTAACATTCTTAAAAATATTCCCTCCGTCTCCAAGTTTGTTTATGCCGTATGTGTCAGGTTTATCCATTAAATCTCCATATCCTAAAGGCTATGCAATTATTAATGTCTTACATAAGTATTAGATTTTTCATGCCTGATCTTAAAACCCGGTAGCTGTCTTAATCCTTCCTCCCAGATAAAAGTTTCTGCGACCGGAATATCTTTTGTCTCCGATATCAGGGGACGGTACAGGAAAAATCCGTGACGTGCCTCTTCAGAGATGAAATTTCTGTGCGGGCAGGTCGAAATCCCGGATCAATTCCGGCAATAAACAGATCATTAACAGAACCTGTTTTACGTATCTGTGATAAATAATATATCAATAAATTCCGGCCCTGCTTTAGATCTCTAACATTTCAGGT
This window harbors:
- a CDS encoding DegT/DnrJ/EryC1/StrS family aminotransferase, producing MIPVAKPFIGEEEIEAFAGVIRSGMIACGSVVSEFEKEFSEFIGTKEAVGINSGTAALHAALLALGISKGDEVIVPSFTFFATASAVSLCGAKPVCVDVDKQTFNICPDEIMENLSYRTKAVIGVHLFGQAFDLKPVMEICKDNNLLLIEDCAQAHGAEYKGRKVGSFGDAGCFSFYPTKNMTTGEGGMITCNDSLLSDKIRRIINHGQSEKYLHTEIGYNMRMSNIDAAIGRVQFSKLSVMNRLRQRNAEIFNSEIVHDGITKPRNNPDCLHVYHQYAVLVEEKFPMKRDEFMKYLEEKEIGSAVHYPVPVHRQPVYVNMPNPKCPVAEDLSQRILSLPVHPGVSEEECRYICKVINEISG
- a CDS encoding DapH/DapD/GlmU-related protein, which gives rise to MDKPDTYGINKLGDGGNIFKNVTLGFPSRENIGKENFTGVTIGDNFTLRPGTVIYSDVVIDDNFSSGHSVMIREKTTIGNNVSVGSSVIIEGNCTIGNNVSLQSLVYIPTNVVIEDDVFIGPNAVLTNDPYPPRGGIKGPVIKKGASIGANATILPGVVVGEGALVAAGAVVTKDVPAGMLAVGAPARFKEMPEGARR